One region of Triticum aestivum cultivar Chinese Spring chromosome 6B, IWGSC CS RefSeq v2.1, whole genome shotgun sequence genomic DNA includes:
- the LOC123136064 gene encoding pentatricopeptide repeat-containing protein At4g01990, mitochondrial: MLRRAVAVEARRRISLAPARLAHELAQPQAQSAGSDRRGFEPSWVPLYKRISKVSHGRPPGIVAAEMDEWLRQRLLLSQQQILAYVRELTRFKKNEGALELLDWIEARGANLTPGHQAVRLDLISKVHGIQAAEEYFWSLPDISKSLKTYSCLLNCYGNHGLAYKGLELYEKMKAKKIVPDKLVYNRLMKLYQKAGQPEKVLSTFEQMRESGISADKFTYFTLIESYITMNDLDAAEKVLEELQKVAPVHWSLYTLMANNYIKLELFGKAEVALKNVEEVMDKAELHPWVTLLSLHAHCGNSTEVKRIWESLKSTFKKCLNRSYLVMLQALRMLDDFESLQQIFQEWQSSHERYDMRIINIMIKAYLDKGMIDKAEAIRQSTMAQGRYDEGTVCIFAEFYLDKSDVNAALEILGDAKNMVTAHKWVPSKELVSRFLKHYEESKDVAGVESFLECLKSLECLDAETYDAVMQTYVLAGRT; encoded by the exons ATGCTGCGGAGGGCGGTCGCCGTGGAGGCGCGGCGGCGCATCTCCCTCGCCCCGGCGAGACTCGCGCACGAGCTCGCGCAGCCTCAGGCCCAGTCGGCAGGCTCCGATAGGCGCGGCTTTGAGCCGTCGTGGGTCCCGCTGTACAAGAGGATCTCGAAGGTGTCCCACGGCAGACCGCCGGGGATAGTGGCGGCGGAGATGGACGAATGGCTCCGCCAGAGGCTCCTGCTCTCGCAGCAGCAGATCCTCGCGTACGTCCGCGAACTAACCAGGTTTAAGAAGAACGAGGGCGCGCTCGAG TTGCTGGACTGGATTGAAGCTCGTGGAGCAAACTTGACTCCTGGCCATCAGGCAGTGCGGCTTGACCTCATTTCAAAAGTACATGGGATACAGGCAGCTGAAGAATATTTCTGGAGCCTACCAGATATATCTAAGTCATTGAAAACTTATTCCTGTTTGCTTAACTGCTATGGTAACCACGGGTTGGCATACAAAGGTCTGGAGCTCTATGAGAAGATGAAAGCCAAAAAAATTGTTCCAGATAAACTGGTGTACAACCGCTTGATGAAATTGTACCAAAAGGCAGGCCAGCCAGAGAAAGTTCTCTCCACATTTGAACAAATGCGAGAAAGTGGTATAAGTGCTGATAAGTTTACATACTTCACCTTGATAGAAAGCTATATCACAATGAATGACCTGGACGCTGCGGAGAAGGTCCTGGAAGAATTGCAGAAGGTGGCTCCAGTTCACTGGTCCTTGTACACTCTGATGGCAAACAATTACATTAAACTAGAGCTGTTTGGCAAGGCAGAAGTTGCCCTAAAGAATGTTGAGGAAGTTATGGATAAGGCTGAGTTGCACCCCTGGGTCACCCTCCTCTCCTTGCATGCCCATTGTGGCAATTCAACCGAGGTGAAGAGGATCTGGGAGTCGTTGAAGTCCACATTCAAGAAATGCTTGAACAGAAGCTATCTTGTGATGCTTCAAGCTCTGCGTATGCTTGATGACTTTGAGTCTTTGCAGCAAATCTTCCAGGAGTGGCAATCGAGCCATGAACGTTATGACATGAGGATAATAAATATTATGATCAAAGCTTACCTTGATAAGGGTATGATAGACAAAGCTGAAGCTATCCGTCAGAGCACAATGGCTCAGGGCCGTTACGACGAGGGGACAGTTTGCATATTTGCAGAGTTCTATTTGGATAAATCTGATGTTAATGCGGCACTGGAGATCTTGGGAGATGCAAAGAACATGGTGACGGCGCACAAATGGGTCCCATCGAAAGAGCTTGTGAGCAGATTTCTGAAGCACTATGAAGAGTCAAAGGATGTTGCTGGTGTGGAGTCTTTCCTCGAGTGCCTGAAGAGTCTTGAATGCCTTGATGCGGAAACTTATGATGCCGTAATGCAGACCTATGTACTTGCAGGTAGAACCTGA